The genomic stretch GTACGACCAATGGCCCATCGTTCGCCAATGTGTCGCCTTCGCACGGCAAATGAAACAAAAATATCGGCATCACCCTATCCATCTGTAAACCCAATAGTAGGAGCGCATCATGGAATACTACGGTCATATTCGCAGTGAAATTTCACCTCTTTTACCGAGCCATGCGCAGCGCGCGCTTGAAGTAGGCTGCGGCAATGGCGGTACATTGGCGTGGCTAAAAGCCAATGGCGTATGCGATGAAATCGTCGGGCTGGAATATTGCCACGACGCAAGTGAAATTGCGCGCCAGCAATTAGATCTCGTCATTGAGGGTGATGCCGAACAAATTGATTTGGCACAGTTAGGGCAATTTGATCTGATTTTGTGCCTAGATGTGCTTGAGCATTTGCGCGATCCGTGGGCTTTGCTGAAGCGATTAAAGCAGCTGCTAAAACCTAACGGGCAAATTATCGTCAGCGTACCGAATATTCAGCATCACAGCGTTGTGCTGCCACTGCTGTTTCATGGTCGCTGGCAATATCAGGCGGCGGGCATTTTGGATCGCACGCATTTGCGTTTTTTTACGCAGGCCACCGCGCAAGAATTACTCAGCCAAGCAGGTTTCAAAGTTGAGCAATGCACAGGACTGGGCCAACAATGGGCAAAAAGCCGCTTTTGGCGCTGGCTGGGCAAAACAGCTTGGGCCACGCCCTTGTGTAGCGTGCAATATTTGCTCAGCGCGCACAACACGACGGCCACAAGCCACTAGCCTTATTCATCGTCGATTTGCAGCGCGGGCAAGCCATGCCTTGCCCGCGCGCGATTACAGGCGGCGCTAAACACGCCAATTTCAGCCAAAGCGCCAAATTCGCGACACGGCGATGGGCGCTCACGGTAAATCCCACACGAGACTTGCTCGCCAATTTTGCCAATCAGGGCAATACAGCGCGGTTGCGCATAATCGGTACCGCGGAGCCGCGCCGTGTATGCGGTCTCGTAATCGGCGAGCCCATCAGGCACTAGGCCACCTTCGCTTGATAATTCCGAGCGATCAAACGAGACGCGAAATGCGGCGCAACAGGCGCCGCAGCTAGTACAGGGATTATTGCTACTCACGGGGAAACAACCTTTGCAGTAAAATACCGAGCGAATTCAATCTAAAACCAAGGTTTCGGTCAAGTGCCAGCAGTCTTCTCATCCAGCGCGATTCGCACCATCACCCCGGCAGACTTGCCACGTATTTTGGCGATTCAGGCTGCGTCTTACCCGGCGCATTTGCTCGAAGATGAAGCGACGTTTTTGTCGAAATTGCAATTTGCGGGTAAATGCTCGTGGCTGATCGAGCAAAATGGACAAGTGCTCGGTTATTTGTTTACCCACCCTTGGCATGGCGATACGCCACCCGCGCTTAATCGTGCCGAACAAGCGTGGCCAAGCGAGGCAGATCGTTTTTATCTACACGATCTAGCCATTCACCCTGACGGGCGCGGGCTGAATCTAAGTCGCCTACTCAGCGAACACGCGCTCAATTGGGCGCGGCAACAGGGTTACTCGCAAGCAATGCTGGTCGCAGTCGGTGACGCGCAGACGTTTTGGCAAAAGATGGGGTTTAGTGTAGCGGCAAAACAAGACGCAGCTTTACAGCAATATGGGCAGGCTGTTTTGATGTTGCGAGACTTAAGCCAATAGGTATATTGACACAAGCCATTATTTATTTAGCCTGCCAGCATATACCTTAATAACAAAAATAGCTGATACACGGCCATCGCAATCACTAGCAGACCACAACTGCGTTTCACCCATGTTTTTTGCAAATAGCTTTGCAAGCGGCGCGCCATTAGACCCATCAGCAATAAATTAGGCAAGGTGCCAAGGCCAAACGCCAGCATCACACCGGCGCCACTGATTGGATTGGCACTCGCCAGCGCAGACAAACTTGCGGTATAAACCAAACCACAGGGTATCCAGCCCCAGAGTAAGCCAATCAACGGCGTCTGCCATACACTGCGTACGGGTAATAATTTACGCATCCACGGCTGCACAAGTCGCCAAACAGGTTGCCCCAGCTTTTCAACTTTGGTGAGTGCCCTACTCCAGCCGCCAATATACAAGCCTAAAACGAGCAATAAGAGATTCGCTGCCAGCGCCAGAATGAGTTTGATGCTTTGCAAAGCAGCTAAAGTCGCAAAACTCGCCAGCGCGCCAAGCAAAAAGCCAATGGCGGCGTAGCCTGCCAAGCGCCCCAGATTAAAGCCGAGTAAATACGGCCAGCGTGCGCCCAGCGGCAATTGCAGGCTAAACGCCGTAACAATACCGCCGCACATGCCGATACAATGCCCACCGCCGAGTAAGCCAGCCAGAAAAAGCGCAAATAAATTAACTTCGAGCATGAAAAGAAGCCTGACGCGCCTCAAACATGAGGCGCTAGGCTAAAAAAATTAGATCAGGCGAGAATACCGCGCTTGCGTGGTTTTTGTCCGCAAATATTGATCAAACACCATCGCAATCGAACGAATCAGCAAGCGGCCTTTCGGCGTAACAAACAGGCCATCCGCCTCGACGGTTAATAAACCATCGACAACCAGTGGCTGCAGTAACTCGATTTCGGTCGCAAAATAATCGGCAAAATCGATCATGTAGCTCACTTCAATCGCTTGATAATACAGCTCAAACTGGCACATCAACGCTTGAATCACCGCACGACGTATCGCATCATCGCGATTCATTTGCAAGCCGCGCACCACCGGAAATTCATCGGTGTCGAGCTTGGCGTAATATTCTTCCAGTGTCTTCACATTTTGGTGGTAATTCGCCCCCACTTTCCCGATCGACGACACGCCAAACGCCAGCAAATCACAGTCAGCGTGCGTTGAATAGCCTTGGAAATTGCGCTGCAAACGGCCACGGCGCTGCGCTACGGCCAGATCATCATTCGGTAAGGCAAAATGATCCATACCGATCAACACATAACCGGCGTCGATCAGCTGCTGGATGGAATTTTGCAAAATATCGAGCTTCACATCCGCACTTGGCAAGTCTGCCTCATTAATACGCCGTTGCGGCATAAAACGTTCTGGCAAGTGCGCGTAGTTGTATAGCGCGATGCGATCAGGGCGTAAAGTGAGCACTCGATTGATCGTTTCGGCTATCGTTGCTGCGGTTTGCTTGGGTAGACCATAAATTAAATCAACGCTGACCGATTTAAAGCCGTGCATGCGCGCAGCTTCAATCACGGAGCGGGTTTCTTCTTCAGATTGAATCCGATTGACGGCTTCTTGCACTGCGGGGTTAAAGTCTTGAATCCCGACGCTCATACGATTAAAACCGAGTTGCGCCAGCGTGCGTATCATGGGCTCGCCGACTTTGCGCGGGTCGATCTCGATAGAGTATTCCCCAGTCGGTAATAAATCGAAGTGCGTGCGCACCACATCCATCAGGCGCGTTAATTGAGCTTCAGACAAAAAAGTCGGCGTCCCCCCACCAAAGTGCAGCTGACTTACCTTAGGCCGCAGCGGTAAGTTTGCGGCATGCATTTCGATCTCTTTGCTCAAATAACGGATATAATCGTCGGCTTTACTTGTGTCCTTGGTAATAATCTTGTTACAGCCGCAGTAGTAACATACGGTATTACAGAAAGGGATGTGAAAATAAAGTGACAATGGATTCACTAAGGCACCGGGCAGCCGTTGCTGCAACAGGTGTCGGTATTGCTCACTGGTGACATCCTGGGTAAAACGATCCGCAGTGGGGTAGGAAGTGTAGCGTGGGCCTTTGCCGTCATAGCGCACAATAAGTTCGCGATCGAACTCGATCCCGCCCTGCGATTGAAACGACTGGCTTTCCATGAATTTAGATAACGACATAATTACTCCTCCCCCATACTAGCAGGCGCAGCTTAAAAGCTAGTACAATGAAACAGCTTGATTTAAATCAAGCTCAATGCAATGACAGTGGGGTATCTACCTCTTCAGAGAGTTACAATACTCCCCCTGCACGATTATTTTTTCTTGTGAGATTTTCATGATTTCCCCAATCCAAGTTCGCGACTTGTCCCCACGTCACTTGCGCAATTCATGTACTAACTGCAGCTTGCGCGAACTATGCCTACCACTGGGGCTCTCGCAAGACGAAATGCAGGAGCTAGATTCGATCATCACCCAAGCTCGCCCCGTCAAACGCGGTGAGGCACTGTACCGCGCTGGTGAGCCATTCCGTTCACTGTACGCCATTCGCCTTGGCTTTTTCAAAGCAAGTGTGATTTCTGAAGACGGGCGCGAACAGGTAACCGGCTTTCACATGTCGGGCGAATTGATGGGCATGGACGCGATCAGCACCGATGTGCACACCTGCGATGCAATTGCGCTGGAAGACAGTGAAGTATGTGAATTGCCATTTAATGACATTGAAGACCTCTCTCGCGAAATCCCGCTACTGCAACGCCACTTCCACAAAGTGATGAGCCGTGAAATTGTGCGCGATCATGGCGTGATGTTACTACTGGGCAATATGAAAGCTGAGGAGCGCCTGGCTGCCTTCTTGCTGAATTTATCTCAGCGCTTTGCCATCCGCGGCTATTCTTCCAGCAGCTTCCATCTGCGCATGACGCGCGAAGAGATCGGCAGTTACTTGGGTTTAAAACTCGAAACAGTCAGCCGAACCCTGTCAAAGTTTCAAGATCAGGGCTTTATCAAAGTGCAAAACCGCTTAATTGAGCTGGAAAACATCGACAGCCTCAAAAAGCTGCTTAACACCTGCCACGACGAGTAATTTAAACAGGGGTATATTGATGCAAGCCCATCTAATAGCCCCACCTGAACTAATACCCCTTGTTGCTGCTCGCCTGGTGCTTAAGCCGCCGAGCAGCAATTTTTGCCTACATCCGCTTAAAGCCCAACTCCCGCCAATCAAGCCTGACGACTTGATCCTGCTGATTCAAAGCCCACTAGCAGAACAACTAGCGCAACTACAACAACAATCACCGTACGTGATTGATCTCACCCTCATACCCTCGCCACTCGCACCAAGCCACGGGTTTATCACCCTAGCCAGTGGCAGCAAAGATAGTTTAACTGTGGCGTGCGAGCTAATAAATTGCCTAGCCCCCATCGAGAATGGCTGGCTGCATATTGGCGATCTGGGGGCTTGTTGTTTTTTACAACAACTGTGGCATGCACTCATTACGCCGCAAGGCACACCCCCATTTTTAAATTGGGCAACCACGACAGAGCAACTCAACACTGCACAGGCCATCAAGCCCAGCGATCTCATCGCACAACTTGCTACCTTTATGGCCCAACAGCAATTGCAGACCCAAGCCCTAGCCAGCCTAGCGCGCCATTACCTAGCCACACACCCCGAAAAAATGCAGTTTATGCCGCACCACCCACAAAGCAGCGCCTTATTCAATTTGATTCCATCAGAACAGTCGAGCAATGATGCTCCGATTGTGCAATTGGCCAAACTACTCGCCAAATTCTAATCACGATTCACTCTTGATTATGCCGCGCATAAAAAAACGCCACCCTAAGGTGGCGTTTTTAATTTATCGACTCATCATTATTTTTTGCGAATCGTATAGAGTGGCGTTTGACCTGCAATCACCGAACCACTCGCCACGTTAGCCACCGGTGCAAAATCATCTGCATTGGTTAACACAACAGGACTAATGACCGATTTGGCATTGGCACCAAGGAATTCCAGATCTAATTCCAATACAGGCTGGCCAGCTTTAACAAAGCTACCCTGCTCTGCCAGACGCGTAAAACCTTGACCTGCCAGCTTTACTGTCTCGATACCAATATGCACAATCAACTCAACACCAGCGTCATTCACGAGGGCAAAAGCATGGTTGGTGTTAAAAATCTTAACCAACTGCCCATCGCATGGCGCTACCACTAATTTGCCAGTTGGCAAAATCGCTACACCATCCCCAACCGCTTTAGTCGCAAATGCCGCATCAGGCACATCTTCCAAAGCAACCACTTCGCCCGTCACAGGAGAAAGCAGTACTGTTTCGCCGGGATTCGAGGCTGGAACCACCGCAGCAGGCTGCGGTGCAGCCTCAGTTACTTTTTTGCAGCAACACCAAGATTGGCACGCAACTGGTCTGCAATCAACTCAGCTTTTGGTCCAACAATGATTTGCACGCTTTGCTTGTTCAGTTTGATAACACCGCTTGCGCCAAGGCGTTTTGCAGCCGCTTCGTCAACCAAATCAGCATCATTTACAGACAAACGCAGACGGGTAATGCATGCATCAACGTTTGTAATATTGCTCGCACCACCAACTACAGCAACGTAAGCCGCGCCCAATTGTGCAACATCACCAGATGCAGTCGATACCGCAGGAGCCGCAGCAGCTTCGCCAGCAACTTCATCTTCACGACCTGGTGTTTTCAGGTTCAAGGCAGTGATTGCTGCGCGGAATACAAAGTAGTAGATCGCGAAGAATACCAAGCCTTGTACGATCAGCATGTACCATTTAACTGCCAATGGGTTTTGCGACGACAAGAACATGTCGATGAAACCGCCAGAGAAGGCGAAACCTGAGATCCATTGCATTTGCGCAGCGAGGAACACAGAAACACCAGTCAAGAATGCGTGCACCACATACAGCAACGGCGCAACAAACATAAATGAGAATTCCAATGGCTCAGTTACACCAGTTACAAAAGAAGTAACCGCAGCAGCACCCATGATTGAAGCAACAGCAGCTTTGTTAGCTGGCTTAGCAGTGTGGTAGATCGCCAAAGCAGCGCCTGGCAGACCAAACATCATCACAGGGAAGAAACCAGCTTGGTACATACCAGTCACACCAGCAACAGCCTTGCCTTCAGCCAGTGATTTAGCACCGCCCAAGAAGTTAGGGATGTCGTTAATACCTGCAACGTCAAACCAGAATACTGAGTTCAAAGCGTGGTGCAAACCAACAGGAATCAGCAAACGGTTGAAGAAGGCGTAGATACCTGCACCGACAGAACCCAAGTCTTTAATACCCAGACCAAAGTTTACCAATGCATTGTAAATAACTGGCCAAACCGCCATCAGAATGAACGATACAACAATCATCACAACCGAAGTCACAATCGGCACGCAACGACGACCACTAAAGAACGCCAGTGCTTTGTGCAATTCAACTTGACTGAATTTGTTGTAAACCTCACCCGCAATCACACCGGCTAAGATACCAACAAAGGCATTTTCGATTTTGCCGAAGGCTTTAGGCACATCTTCAGGCTTGATACCTTCAATTTGCGCAACTGCACCTGGAGACAACAGTGTTGTCACCACCAAATAGCCAACCAAACCAGCCAAAGCAGCGGCGCCATCTTTATCTTTTGACATACCGTACGCAACACCAACTGCAAACAAAATTGGCATTTTGTCGATAATTGCTGCACCCGCTTTGATCAAGAACGCAGCCAACTGGCTATTTGCCCCCCAACCCGTTGGGTCAGCCCAGTAGCCGATACCCAACATGATTGCTGCAGCAGGAAGAACTGCTACAGGCACCATCAGCGAGCGGCCGATTTTTTGTAAATACCCTAGAATATTCATCTTGTTCACCTTTAAATGACTCAATGATTTTTATAAACCAACCAAAGCTGGCATTGTTATTACGACTCCAACCTGTCAACCTCTCAAGCAAAGCTTAAGAAAATAGAACTGGTATGGCGATTATTAACTGTCATTGCAATATTAGGCAATGTTTAAGTAACAACATGTGCGAGTCAGAAAACACAATAGCAATATGCCATTTAGCTTTTGCCACACACATTCAAACTTAATACAGTTAGGTTCTCAGAGCTGTGTTGCAATCATGTTGAGATCGCTCAATATTTACAATCCACCCGCCACGTTCTTAATACTTCGCAACATTTCTTTACATTCACACCCCAGCAAAAGAACAGAAAATTTGCCAGCCGCATATTTTCGTTAAAAAGTCTCGAACGACGCTGTTTCACCTAAACAAGGCTTCGGTTAGAATAGTTTCTTTTCTGCCATTGGTTCCACTACTTATGCTCACAGGTAGCCTTGTCGCGCTCGTCACCCCCATGGATGTGAACGGCGAAATTGATTTCCCAACGTTAAGAAAACTAGTTGATTGGCATATTGAGCAAGGCACGAACGGCATTGTCGCCGTTGGCACCACGGGCGAATCGCCAACAGTGGATGTTGAGGAGCATATCGCCATTGTTCGCGCCGTTGTCGAACAGGCAGCGGGCCGAGTGCCGGTAATTGCGGGCACAGGCGCGAATTCAACCCGAGAAGCAATCCACTTATCAAACCGGGCATTAGAGGTTGGCGCCAATTATGGTTTAAGCGTAGTGCCGTATTACAACAAACCAACACAAAACGGCTTGTACCAACACTTTAAATCTATCGCAGAAAACACCGCTCTCCCCACCCTACTCTACAACGTTCCGGGCCGCACGGCATGCGACCTAAGCAACGACACCGCGCTCGAACTGGCCAAACTTCCCAATATCGTCGGCATTAAAGATGCAACTGGCAATTTGGAGCGTGCAGCCGATTTAGCCAAGCGCGCACCGAGCGATTTTGCACTCTACAGTGGCGACGATGCATCAACCCTGCCATTTATTTTAATTGGCGGGCACGGCACGATTTCCGTTACCGCCAATGTTGCACCACAAGCGATGAGCCAAATGTGTGCCGCAGCAGCGGCTGGACAAATCAGCACAGCTCGCGCGATTAACGACAAATTGCAAGACCTACACCGCCACCTGTTTATCGAAGCCAATCCAATTCCAGTAAAATGGGCGCTAGAAGCAATGGGCAAAATTCCAGCAGGTATTCGCCTTCCACTCACGCGCCTAAGCGAGCCAGCACAAGCTATTGTGCGCAAAGCTTTGCAAGCAGCCGATCTGATCAACCCGTAATTAGTGCTCACCTAGGTTAGAACAATGCAACCGAAACACATTAAGAAACTCACGTTAGCTTCGACACTAATTGTCATGCTGTCAGCCTGCTCGACAGATCAATCGCTACTTTCCAGCAAAGTGGACTACCGAAGCGGCAGCGACAACGTCAACAAAAACACACTGGAAATCCCACCTGATTTAACGGCAATTAGTGCAAATAACGCCTACAGCACACCAACAACCGCGACATCAGCCCAAGCAACACAAACTCAGCGCACACAATCAGGGCAGGAAGTCCTGCCACAGTACGGCAACGCACAAATTGTAGTGCAAGATGGCATCCGTTTTATTGAAGCTCAAATCCCTGCAGAAAAAGCGTGGGACGACATTAAAGACTTCTGGCTTGCCAATGGTTTTATCCTGACACAAGAAGACCCCAATACGGGTGTCATGGAGACAGATTGGCTCCAAAATCGCGCCGACCTGCCTAACGACTTCATGACCAATTTGATTCGCAAAGTAGCTGATCAATTTGTTTCAACCGACACCCTTGACAAATATCGTGCACGTATTGAACGCAGCTCCAAACCAAACACGGTTAATATCTATGTCACACACCGTGGCATGACCGAAGTTTATAAAGAAGGCGAAGCCAATACGAAGCAATGGAATGGTACCGTCTGGACACCGAGCGAACCAAGGCCTGAACTTGAAGCAGAAATCATGGCGATGATGCTGCAAACTTTAGGCGTTAAGAAAGATGTCGCCCAAGCCGAAGCGAAGAAAGCAGAAAATCTGCCAGCCCGTGCCGCGCTTTCAACCTCAGGCCAAGCCATTGAACTGACTGACAACTTCGACCGTGCATGGCGCCGCGTTGGCTTGGCTTTTGACCGCATTGGTTACAACGTCCAAGACCGTAATCGTAGCACCGGCGTTTACAGCGTACAGCGCGCAGCCACTGACATTGATAAAGAGCTAGAAACCAATTACTTCGCATCGCTGGCTTTCTGGAAAAAAGGCGAATCGAAGGAAGAAATCAGTAAATCATTAGGCCAAAGCTACGACGTAAAATTGGCCACGCAAAATGGCAAAACAGTACTGAGCATCAGCAGCAAGGATGGAGCGATCGACCCTGCAGTACAGAAGAAAATGCTAAGCGATTTATTGAACCAACTAAAATAATCGCGCCAAGTATAGCCACAGCCAGCAGCTGTGGCTTACCTTATCAAGCAATACCCATCATTTTTAAAACAATAAAAAAGCCAATCACGTGTGATTGGCTTTTTTCATATCGACTAACGATTAGTTAGCCGATGCTTTGTAGTTACGTTTACGCTCGTTCTCAGTCAAGAAACGCTTACGGATGCGCACTGATTTTGGTGTGATTTCAACCAATTCATCGTCAGCAATAAACTCTACCGCTGATTCCAGCGTCAGTTTCACTGGTGGCGTCAAACGCACTGCTTCGTCAGTACCTGAAGCGCGAACGTTAGTTAGCTGCTTACCTTTAATTGGGTTCACAACCAAATCATTGTCGCGGCTATGGATACCGATTACCATGCCTTCGTACAATTTATCGCCTGGGCTAACAAACATACGACCGCGATCGTCCAATTTCCACAATGCGTAAGCAACCGCTTCGCCATTGTCTTGAGAAATCAACACGCCGTTGTGACGACCTGGCATATCGGCTTTGGCCGGTGCGTAGTCATCAAACACATGGCTCATCAAGCCAGTACCACGCGTCAAGGTCATGAAGTCGCCTTGGAAACCGATCAAACCACGCGCTGGAACATGGTATTCCAAACGTGTACGGCCTTGACCATCAGAAACCATATTGGTCAATTCGCCACGGCGACGACCGATTTCTTCCATCACGCCGCCTTGGTGTTCGTCTTCCAAGTCGATGGTCAGGTTTTCATACGGCTCGCATTTCACGCCGTTAATTTCTTTGTAAACCACGCGTGGTTTAGCCACGGCCATTTCAAAGCCTTCGCGACGCATGTTTTCCAACAAAATCGTCAAGTGCAATTCGCCGCGACCTGAAACACGGAATACGTCGGTGTCATCTGTGTCTTCAACACGCAATGCCACGTTAACCAACAATTCTTTATTCAGACGATCACGAATTTGGCGGCTAGTTACAAATTTGCCTTCAGTACCGGCCAATGGTGAGGTGTTCACCATAAAGTCCATCGTTAATGTTGGCTCATCCACACCCAATACTGGCAGACCCACTGGCGCGTCTTTATCACAGATCGTTACACCGATACCGATGTCTTCCAGGCCAGAAATAATGATGATGTCGCCGGCTTCAGCTTCAGCCACTTCAACGCGCTCCAGACCTTTAAAGCCCAGAACTTGGTTGATACGACCCGCAGCCACTTGTTCTTCGTGGTTCATTACCACCACTTGCTGACCTGGCTTGATACGGCCATTCAATACTTTACCAACGCCAAGACGGCCGGTGTAAGTTGAGTAATCAAGCGCAGAAATTTGCAATTGCAATGGCGCATCAGCGTCGCCCGGTGGCGCAGGCACTGCAGACACCAACAGGTCTAGCAATGGACGCATATTGTCTGATTCTTCTTCTAGCGACAGCTTAGCAAAGCCATTCAAACCTGAAGCGTAGATCATTTGGAAGTCGAGCTGATCATCGGTCGCGCCCAACTTATCAAACAAATCAAAAACTTGATCGTGAACCCAATCAGGACGAGCGCCCGGACGGTCAATTTTATTAATTACAACAATCGGTTTCAGACCCAAAGCCAAGGCTTTTTTCGTCACGAAACGCGTTTGTGGCATCGGGCCTTCAACAGCGTCAACCAACAGCAACACGCCGTCTACCATACCCAATACACGCTCAACTTCACCACCGAAGTCCGCGTGACCTGGGGTGTCTACGATGTTGATGTGCGTGCCGTTGTATTCGATGGCAGTATTTTTTGCCAGAATGGTAATGCCGCGCTCTTTTTCAAGATCGTTGCTATCCATTACGCGTTCAGCGACTTGCTGGTTAGCGCGGAAAGTGCCTGCTTGTTGCAGAAGCTGGTCTACCAGCGTGGTTTTACCATGATCGACGTGGGCGATGATGGCGACGTTACGAAGTGCACGGGTCATGTTTGGACTGTGGGCTATTTGCGAAAGTGGCGGATTGTATCACGCCTCGAAGACAATTCTGAACTTCCACGGCGACAGGCATAAAAAAAACGCACTAATGCGTTGATTTTAATGACAAACGGCATGCTTTCCTAACATTACACCGAGCACTTTCTAACACAGTTGCAATTTACAATGAAACTCCAAGCGCTATTACTTGTCATGATCAGGTTTGGCATTCATAACGCCCTTACCGAGTACAATCTAGTGGTATACCCTCCAAGCCCAAGTTGGAAGATAGCTGTAGCAACATACCCGCAGTAGCACCCCAAACTACTTTGCCGTTGTGTTCAAGAAAATGTGTTGCGACCCTTACCCCTGCCCGCTCAACGTAGCGCCGCTCATAGCGACTAGGATCAAGCGCAATCGATAGAGGCAATTCAAATACCTCTGCCACCTCATTAACATCGGGACATAGCGGCAAATCGGGCGGCAAAATCGCCAATACAGGCGTTACACAAAAACCACTAATTGTGTGGTACTCACCCAAGGTGCATAGTGGCTCGATGAAATGTGCAGCAATTCCAACTTCTTCTTCAGTTTCCCGTACGGCGGCAGCGATTGCGTCAATATCGGTCTCCTCGATCGCACCACCAGGAAAGCTGACCTGACCAGCATGCGTAGACAAATGATCAGCTCTACGTGTCAATAACACCGAAACACACTGCGGATGGAGCACTAAACCAATCAACACAGCAGCTTTACGGGTTGCGATTGGTTTGATGTCGGCGGCTACACTTGATTGAAAAGCAGAAAGCCGTGGGCGCAGCCAATTGAGCAATTCACTAGGGGTTTCAGGCAGCATCAGAATCAACCTTAGGTAAACTCAAATCACGCCAGTGCGCCACCAGACGCAAGACCAATCCCAACATGAACAGAGCCCACACCCACATTGCTGAGTTCATTCCGTTGATCTGTGCAAAATAAAACAAGATGGCAACAACTATAGACACCGTACCGTAAAAATCTTCATGCAAAATAAATGGCACATCATTAACCATCATATCGCGCACCAAACCGCCGCCAACCGCCGTTACAAAAGCCAACACACACACACCAAATAGATTCAAGTCCATTGCCATCGCGACTTGGGCTCCAGCAATACTAAAAGCAACTAGACCAATGGAATCCGCAACAATGAATAGCTTACGTAACATGCCACGATTTTTTTGGTGCAACTTAATCAACCAAGCCAAAGCCAGCGTTGAAAAAATAGTAAAGAACGGGCCATTATCAACAAACACACGTGGCACTTGATTGACTAAAACATCGCGAATCATGCCGCCACCGATAGCCGTCAACAGCGCAAGAATCACGACACCCAGCACATCAAAACGCTTTTGCGCGCCAATTAAATAACCAGAAA from Chitinibacter sp. SCUT-21 encodes the following:
- a CDS encoding class I SAM-dependent methyltransferase; its protein translation is MEYYGHIRSEISPLLPSHAQRALEVGCGNGGTLAWLKANGVCDEIVGLEYCHDASEIARQQLDLVIEGDAEQIDLAQLGQFDLILCLDVLEHLRDPWALLKRLKQLLKPNGQIIVSVPNIQHHSVVLPLLFHGRWQYQAAGILDRTHLRFFTQATAQELLSQAGFKVEQCTGLGQQWAKSRFWRWLGKTAWATPLCSVQYLLSAHNTTATSH
- a CDS encoding YkgJ family cysteine cluster protein encodes the protein MSSNNPCTSCGACCAAFRVSFDRSELSSEGGLVPDGLADYETAYTARLRGTDYAQPRCIALIGKIGEQVSCGIYRERPSPCREFGALAEIGVFSAACNRARARHGLPALQIDDE
- a CDS encoding GNAT family N-acetyltransferase, which codes for MPAVFSSSAIRTITPADLPRILAIQAASYPAHLLEDEATFLSKLQFAGKCSWLIEQNGQVLGYLFTHPWHGDTPPALNRAEQAWPSEADRFYLHDLAIHPDGRGLNLSRLLSEHALNWARQQGYSQAMLVAVGDAQTFWQKMGFSVAAKQDAALQQYGQAVLMLRDLSQ
- a CDS encoding sulfite exporter TauE/SafE family protein; protein product: MLEVNLFALFLAGLLGGGHCIGMCGGIVTAFSLQLPLGARWPYLLGFNLGRLAGYAAIGFLLGALASFATLAALQSIKLILALAANLLLLVLGLYIGGWSRALTKVEKLGQPVWRLVQPWMRKLLPVRSVWQTPLIGLLWGWIPCGLVYTASLSALASANPISGAGVMLAFGLGTLPNLLLMGLMARRLQSYLQKTWVKRSCGLLVIAMAVYQLFLLLRYMLAG
- the hemN gene encoding oxygen-independent coproporphyrinogen III oxidase; translated protein: MESQSFQSQGGIEFDRELIVRYDGKGPRYTSYPTADRFTQDVTSEQYRHLLQQRLPGALVNPLSLYFHIPFCNTVCYYCGCNKIITKDTSKADDYIRYLSKEIEMHAANLPLRPKVSQLHFGGGTPTFLSEAQLTRLMDVVRTHFDLLPTGEYSIEIDPRKVGEPMIRTLAQLGFNRMSVGIQDFNPAVQEAVNRIQSEEETRSVIEAARMHGFKSVSVDLIYGLPKQTAATIAETINRVLTLRPDRIALYNYAHLPERFMPQRRINEADLPSADVKLDILQNSIQQLIDAGYVLIGMDHFALPNDDLAVAQRRGRLQRNFQGYSTHADCDLLAFGVSSIGKVGANYHQNVKTLEEYYAKLDTDEFPVVRGLQMNRDDAIRRAVIQALMCQFELYYQAIEVSYMIDFADYFATEIELLQPLVVDGLLTVEADGLFVTPKGRLLIRSIAMVFDQYLRTKTTQARYSRLI
- the fnr gene encoding fumarate/nitrate reduction transcriptional regulator Fnr yields the protein MISPIQVRDLSPRHLRNSCTNCSLRELCLPLGLSQDEMQELDSIITQARPVKRGEALYRAGEPFRSLYAIRLGFFKASVISEDGREQVTGFHMSGELMGMDAISTDVHTCDAIALEDSEVCELPFNDIEDLSREIPLLQRHFHKVMSREIVRDHGVMLLLGNMKAEERLAAFLLNLSQRFAIRGYSSSSFHLRMTREEIGSYLGLKLETVSRTLSKFQDQGFIKVQNRLIELENIDSLKKLLNTCHDE
- a CDS encoding PTS glucose transporter subunit IIA — translated: MVPASNPGETVLLSPVTGEVVALEDVPDAAFATKAVGDGVAILPTGKLVVAPCDGQLVKIFNTNHAFALVNDAGVELIVHIGIETVKLAGQGFTRLAEQGSFVKAGQPVLELDLEFLGANAKSVISPVVLTNADDFAPVANVASGSVIAGQTPLYTIRKK
- the nagE gene encoding N-acetylglucosamine-specific PTS transporter subunit IIBC; the protein is MNILGYLQKIGRSLMVPVAVLPAAAIMLGIGYWADPTGWGANSQLAAFLIKAGAAIIDKMPILFAVGVAYGMSKDKDGAAALAGLVGYLVVTTLLSPGAVAQIEGIKPEDVPKAFGKIENAFVGILAGVIAGEVYNKFSQVELHKALAFFSGRRCVPIVTSVVMIVVSFILMAVWPVIYNALVNFGLGIKDLGSVGAGIYAFFNRLLIPVGLHHALNSVFWFDVAGINDIPNFLGGAKSLAEGKAVAGVTGMYQAGFFPVMMFGLPGAALAIYHTAKPANKAAVASIMGAAAVTSFVTGVTEPLEFSFMFVAPLLYVVHAFLTGVSVFLAAQMQWISGFAFSGGFIDMFLSSQNPLAVKWYMLIVQGLVFFAIYYFVFRAAITALNLKTPGREDEVAGEAAAAPAVSTASGDVAQLGAAYVAVVGGASNITNVDACITRLRLSVNDADLVDEAAAKRLGASGVIKLNKQSVQIIVGPKAELIADQLRANLGVAAKK